In the genome of Raphanus sativus cultivar WK10039 chromosome 4, ASM80110v3, whole genome shotgun sequence, one region contains:
- the LOC108855699 gene encoding probable acyl-activating enzyme 17, peroxisomal, translated as MAEEENSLEYTPTWVVAGVEYIAVEKPAGACTNILFSSGTTGEPKAIPWTNISPLKSAADAWCHMDVHQGDVVAWPTNLGWMMGPWLVYASLINGACIALYNSSPLGPAFAKFVQDAEVTMLGVIPSIVRTWQHSNSTSGYDWSRIRCFGSTGEASNVDEYLWLMSRAHYKPVIEYCGGTEIGGSFVTGSLLQPQSLAAFSTRAMGCKLFILGEDGNPLPPDAEGVGELALSPHVFGASSSLLNGNHYNVYFKGMPTFQGQVLRRHGDLFERTSKGYYRAHGRADDTMNLGGIKVGSIEIERVCNSVDESVLETAAIGVPPPTGGPEQLVIAVVFKDPESRNHNLNLMKKSFNSEIQKKLNPLFKVSSVVTLPSLPRTATNKVMRRVLRQRLTQTGLNSKL; from the exons ATGGCGGAAGAAGAGAATTCACTTGAATATACACCCACATGGGTCGTAGC AGGCGTGGAATATATTGCTGTAGAGAAACCCGCAGGAGCTTGCACGAACATCCTTTTCTCATCAGGAACCACCG GTGAGCCAAAGGCTATCCCATGGACGAACATTTCTCCTCTGAAATCTGCTGCCGATGCTTGGTGCCATATGGATGTTCATCAAGGAGATGTTGTTGCTTGGCCGACCAACCTTGGGTGGATGATGGGTCCGTGGCTCGTTTATGCTTCCTTGATAAATGGGGCTTGCATAGCATTGTACAACAGTTCACCTCTTGGTCCTGCCTTTGCcaaatttgtgcag GATGCTGAGGTAACAATGCTAGGTGTGATACCAAGCATTGTTCGGACATGGCAACACTCAAACTCGACTTCTGGCTATGATTGGTCACGAATCCG CTGTTTTGGTTCCACTGGTGAAGCTTCGAATGTAGACGAGTATCTATGGCTGATGAGCAGGGCTCATTACAAACCTGTGATCGAGTATTGTGGCGGAACTGAGATTGGAGGTAGTTTTGTCACTGGTTCTTTGCTCCAGCCTCAGTCTCTGGCTGCTTTTAGCACTCGTGCCATGGGTTGCAAGCTTTTCATTCTCGGTGAAGATGGCAATCCTCTT CCTCCAGACGCAGAAGGAGTAGGAGAATTGGCTCTTTCTCCTCACGTGTTTGGAGCTTCGAGCAGTCTCCTGAATGGAAATCACTACAACGTTTACTTCAAAGGAATGCCCACCTTCCAAGGACAG GTTTTAAGAAGACACGGAGATTTATTTGAACGGACTTCAAAAGGATACTACCGTGCTCACGGACGTGCTGATGACACGATGAATCTTGGTGGTATAAAG GTCGGTTCTATTGAGATCGAACGAGTGTGTAACTCCGTTGATGAGAGCGTCCTGGAAACAGCAGCGATCGGTGTTCCACCTCCCACTGGAGGTCCTGAGCAGCTAGTAATTGCTGTTGTGTTCAAGGACCCAGAGTCACGGAACCATAACTTGAACCTCATGAAGAAGTCCTTCAACTCTGAGatacaaaagaaacttaatcCATTGTTCAAG GTGTCATCTGTTGTGACTCTGCCTTCCTTACCTAGGACGGCCACAAATAAGGTTATGAGAAGAGTTCTAAGACAACGGCTTACTCAGACTGGTCTAAACTCCAAGCTATGA
- the LOC108855697 gene encoding protein CHAPERONE-LIKE PROTEIN OF POR1, chloroplastic → MSSSLLLSGFTVSSPLIAPSKLSSKLSLLRNQNQSLSLPRRTFKAPRCSSSSSSADSPYGGNVPTFPRTRVWDPYKRLGISPYASEEEIWASRNFLLEQYADHERSRESIEGAFEKLLMSSFVARKKTKINLKTRLKKRVEESPPWLKALFDFVEMPPMDTVFRRLFLFAFMGGWSIMNSAEGGPAFQVAVSLAACVYFLNEKTKSLGRAFLIGFGALAAGWFCGSLVIPMIPTVLINPAWTLELLTSLVAYVFLFLSCTFLK, encoded by the exons ATGTCGtcgtctcttcttctctctggcTTTACAGTTTCTTCTCCCCTCATCGCTCCATCAAAGCTCTCATCAAAGct TTCTCTCTTACGGAATCAAAATCAATCACTGTCACTACCTCGGAGAACCTTCAAAGCCCCTAggtgctcctcctcctcctcctccgctgATTCTCCCTACGGAG GCAACGTCCCCACGTTCCCTCGGACCAGAGTCTGGGACCCGTACAAGCGCCTAGGGATCAGCCCCTACGCTTCCGAGGAAGAGATCTGGGCCTCTCGCAACTTCCTCTTAGAGCAGTACGCCGACCACGAGAGGAGCCGGGAGTCTATAGAGGGCGCCTTCGAGAAGCTTCTCATGTCTAGTTTCGTGGCGAGGAAGAAGACTAAGATCAACCTCAAGACGAGGTTGAAGAAGAGAGTCGAGGAGTCTCCTCCGTGGCTCAAGGCTCTTTTTGATTTCGTCGAGATGCCTCCGATGGATACTGTGTtcagaaggctgtttctttttgCCTTCATGGGTGGTTGGAGTATCATGAACTCAGCTGAAGGCGGTCCTGCTTTTCAG GTGGCGGTGTCTTTGGCTGCTTGCGTATATTTCCTGAATGAGAAGACAAAGAGCTTGGGGAGAGCTTTCTTAATCGG GTTTGGTGCATTAGCGGCTGGATGGTTCTGCGGTTCGCTAGTCATTCCCATGATTCCGACTGTTTTGATTAACCCGGCATGGACACTGGAGCTCCTAACGTCACTGGTTGCTtatgtgtttttgtttctttcttgtaCTTTCCTCAAGTAG